CTCTAGTGATCTCCCTTTCGTCTCCCTGTATGCTTTCGagttgcttctttttttttttttttcctccctgatCTGTAATCAGTTTGAAttcactcaaatacacacaaactttATCCCTCACAGTTGCTTTTCAGTTCAGAGGAAGGGAATCGTGAGACTCCGGGTTTggatgcagggtttttttttcccgtcgCACCAATCCGAGTCTGATCATAACATCACCGCTTTTCAGTTCTGCTCCTTCTTCTCCACTGCCACTCGACGTCTCGAAAGCGTACGCTCGAGCAATCCCCCCACACacgatttttttgtttgtttcgctCAGGAGGGTCAACACACTGTTAGTTGCGCTGAAATTCGATCGGTTCTGCTGCTGTAGTttgaaaagttgtttttttccccccccttGAATAGCTAGAAAAATGAGCAGTTaaggtggtgagtgagtggtacTAGTCCCAGATTAAAGTCTGCTGTGAAGACTGTAGCTCGTAGCATACGTCCTGCTTGGTTGTGTGCCTTGTGACGCAGAAATAAGcttgtttagtttatttttttccccgtcTCGGaagtattttttccccccacgtTCTCCCGGTTTAACGTTTCATTTTCTATTCGAAGTGCAGTCGAAAAACTGTGATGGTGCAGAACACAACAGCTTTTGAAATGCAGGTCACCATTTCAACGGCGCCACAAACCCACACGAAGCAATGAGGACGTCGATCCTGACCGCGGATTCATCAAGTATTTGTCTTTCTCCGGCAAGCGCCCCGCCATCGAGACCCAGCTTTGTGCGGTTGTCCGGGGGGGGGTTTGTGGGGTTCGGGGGAGGGGGGAAAGAAAGCGATTTTCATTAGATGTTAACAGGCAGGTTACAGATAAACAGCTGCGCAAATACCTCACACTCAGTCCAGCAGTGCTGGCGTATAAACACTAAGTCTGacttttagacaaaaaaaaaaaaaacctaaacaaaaaaaaataacacgaATCACTCGGATGTGTCTGCTtgcaaaatatgtatatatttatacgataacatttttgttattacacttgattttttttcttgtttttcttttttttttttttgccacaataTTTCGCCAAAATATTGCCTTCTCGTAGTTCAATCTTTGAACCTTTTAGCGGAAAAATGTACTCATTGGGACCATTATTTTTCACTCTGCTTTAGAAATGTCTTGTACAGAAGTATGgttgtgtttcattttatttattccacatgtagttttttggtttttatatataaaaaaaagaaataaaaaaaaaattacatttccttTAAATAAACTCGAAGCTGGTCTTTTGTTCACTAGACCATCAAACTGCCGTGTGGTTCCATTAAAGGATCGTTGATtgaaatattagatttttttgtgttccTAGTAGAGTATGTGGGGATTAaccatatccatccatccatccatcatagATAGGCCGATAGATAGATACCATTATCCCTAGCATACTTGTACATGTTCATTTATTGTACACTTTATagataaaggtttgtggacacctgaccataagatttgttttttgaacatcccattccacatatagtccccatttcctcttctaataacctccactcttttgggaagatgttccactagattttggagtgggcttgtggagattcattcaaccacaagggtgttagtaaaggcaggcaATCAGTGTGAAAACCTCCCAATGGAGATCAATAGTGTTTGGCTGGAgaagccaggtgtcccaatacttttgatccGCACCGTTTTGCTTCGTTATTTTCCATTAaccaaaatattttgtgttactAAAACTGACCAGAATAAGAATAACTGGACTGTAGTTGAAGGTCCAACACACTaccagtgaaaaaaaacaaccctctCCACTTcacattcttctcttttttgtGGGTCATGTGGGATCCCAGTCCTAATGCAGTATGAATATATGAGTGATAATCACAGCTACACAATGTTTGTGTTGCTGCATTTGCCCCAATTTTCATAAACCTTCTAGCTTATGTGACCTCATCGATCGCTAATATATTCACCTCGACAGTCagtcctttttccttttctggcAACCCCTAACAATGCGTCTGAAGGTGAGGTTAATGCGCGTGGTCTTCACCTTCCTCCGCACTGGGAGGCTGTGGTACCAGTACGTGTTAGTCGGAGGGTTCATGAGAAGAAGACTCCCGTGGGCCAATTCCAGTTTCACGGGTTCTATCTGACATTTCTTTGGCTCCTTGCGAGCATCTTTATGCCTGAACACGAAATCCCGTGCAGCTCCCAGAGACACCGAGGCGATGGGGCAGGAAGGGTCCAGCTCGCGCTCGTCGTCCCTGTGTTCCCCGATGTGATCCTGACCGTCTTTGTACCTGAGGAGAGACAGAATATCGGTCCTATGTGTGCTCTACGTCATATCgtttttgaacattttcagaAAAGAATCACCTGTTTATCAGGACGAAGTTGAAAGTGTGTCCTGTGGCACCGGTGACGGCGTTACGGATGTATTCCAGGGTCGGGGTCCAGACCCTGGCTGCGAGATGCACTCCAGAAAAAGAGTACACCAGTCCTTTATCTCCATATGTCGCCTGCTTCCGGGGGACGCTGTGCATCTTCCCAAACACCTGCACCTTCGCTTGTTCACCTCGAAGACCATGAGTGATGTCACGTACATCAACATGGTGAGGGCAAAAGCACACGACAGAAGAAATGATTGTGATTTTTATAGAATTTGTCGTTTAAGctttaattaatgaatacatGCAAAACTTTCATTGTATTTGATTATTGATTTCTGAATTTAAGAAACtgcattgattattttttcaatatCATGCGGCGTGTGgtcagtgttcagtgtgttcATTTGTGTTTGGTTTGCAATTGTAGAACAAAATGTGAATTATGATGCGTTGGTTAGAGAAAACAGAGGCAAAATCAAAAGGTATTATTAATGTTTCATACGATTTTTTCTATACATTTAATCACACAGTCATCAAAATCCTACAATGATCAGTGCcctaacatccaatctaacatctgATCTAACATCCAATATAACATTCAGTCTAACATCTAATCTAACATTCAGTCTAACATCTAATCTAAAACCCAgtctaacatccaatctaacattcAATATAACATTCAGTCTAACATCTAATCTAAAACCCAGTCTAACATTCAGTCTAACATCTAATCTAACATTTAGTCTAACATCTAATTTAACATCCAGTCC
This region of Silurus meridionalis isolate SWU-2019-XX chromosome 27, ASM1480568v1, whole genome shotgun sequence genomic DNA includes:
- the alkbh2 gene encoding DNA oxidative demethylase ALKBH2, whose translation is MSKEGAVCVEPNTPENQHLELLCTGELREAVDEEDEFPPPIPWQKIEALGLDCDYGLLFSQEEANRLFLQLEDEVEYFTGEQAKVQVFGKMHSVPRKQATYGDKGLVYSFSGVHLAARVWTPTLEYIRNAVTGATGHTFNFVLINRYKDGQDHIGEHRDDERELDPSCPIASVSLGAARDFVFRHKDARKEPKKCQIEPVKLELAHGSLLLMNPPTNTYWYHSLPVRRKVKTTRINLTFRRIVRGCQKRKKD